From Streptomyces yatensis, one genomic window encodes:
- a CDS encoding histidine phosphatase family protein, whose product MARPRRIVLLRHGESEGNVDDSVYERVPDHALKLTETGRRQATEAGERLRAAFGDERVSIYVSPYRRTHQTLRLLDLDASLTRVREEPRLREQDWGNWQDREDVRKQMAYRDAYGHFFYRFAQGESGADVYDRVDAFLDSLWRSFEDPAHPPNVLLVTHGLTMRLFCMRWLHWNVAEFESLSNPGNGESRTLLLGSDGRYHLDRPFERWCTPKPYGRTG is encoded by the coding sequence ATGGCACGACCCCGGCGCATCGTCCTCCTGCGGCACGGAGAATCAGAGGGGAATGTTGATGACTCGGTGTACGAAAGGGTGCCCGACCACGCCCTGAAGCTGACCGAAACCGGGCGCCGGCAGGCGACGGAGGCGGGCGAGCGGCTGCGCGCCGCTTTCGGCGACGAGCGCGTGTCGATCTATGTGTCGCCGTACCGCCGCACCCACCAGACCCTGAGGCTGCTCGATCTCGACGCCTCGCTCACCCGGGTCAGGGAGGAGCCGCGGCTGCGGGAGCAGGACTGGGGAAACTGGCAGGACCGGGAGGACGTGCGGAAACAGATGGCGTACCGCGACGCCTACGGACACTTCTTCTACCGGTTCGCGCAGGGTGAGTCGGGCGCCGATGTCTATGACCGGGTGGACGCGTTCCTGGACAGCCTGTGGCGCAGCTTCGAGGACCCGGCACATCCGCCGAACGTCCTGCTGGTGACCCATGGACTGACGATGAGGCTGTTCTGCATGCGGTGGCTGCACTGGAACGTCGCCGAATTCGAGTCGCTGTCGAACCCCGGCAACGGCGAATCACGGACCCTGCTGCTCGGCTCCGACGGGCGCTACCACCTGGACCGGCCCTTCGAGCGCTGGTGCACCCCCAAGCCCTACGGCCGCACCGGTTAG
- the abc-f gene encoding ribosomal protection-like ABC-F family protein produces MSTQISLRGVALSRGDRLLLDDVSFAVRPGERVGVVGENGAGKSTLLRLLAGSESPDDGAVVTVADGGIGHLGQTPELPPDHTVRDAVDAALAEVRAMERGLRELEADLGGGAPGALAAYGNLLTAFEARGGYEADARVEKALHGLGLGGTGYERRLGSLSGGEQARLGLACLIAAAPEVMLLDEPTNHLDGAALSWLEEALRGHSGTVLAVSHDRVFLERVATAIVEVDADRRTLVRYGGGYAGFVAEQTAARRRWEQAYEEWCAETAALTEAATTVARRVAPGRGMKDGNKLAYDRDRGRVQSSVSSRVRNARERLRRLQEDPVPRPPEPLRFSALPTAGTADGVLIDLHDVRVGERLAVDRLTVAAGERLLVHGANGAGKSTLLRVMAGREEPDTGRAARRGRIGYLAQEISVARPRERLLSAFGRGLPGTPEEQGALLLSYGLFRTGDLHVPVGSLSAGQRRRLALARLLARPADLLLLDEPTNHLALGLVEELEEALAQWTGGLVVVSHDRLLRSRFTGRRCEIRGGRLMAQEGDAAPAAASI; encoded by the coding sequence GTGTCCACGCAGATCTCACTCCGCGGCGTCGCGCTGTCCCGGGGTGACCGGCTGCTGCTCGACGATGTGTCCTTCGCGGTCCGGCCCGGGGAGCGGGTCGGCGTCGTGGGGGAGAACGGAGCGGGCAAGTCCACCCTCCTGCGGCTGCTGGCCGGGAGCGAGTCGCCGGACGACGGCGCGGTGGTGACGGTGGCCGACGGCGGCATCGGTCACCTCGGCCAGACGCCCGAGCTGCCCCCGGACCACACGGTGCGCGACGCGGTGGACGCCGCACTCGCCGAGGTGCGCGCCATGGAGCGCGGGCTGCGCGAGCTGGAGGCGGATCTCGGTGGCGGCGCCCCCGGCGCGCTCGCCGCATACGGGAATCTGCTGACCGCCTTCGAGGCCCGCGGCGGCTATGAGGCGGATGCCCGGGTGGAGAAGGCCCTGCATGGTCTGGGGCTCGGCGGCACCGGGTACGAGCGGCGGCTCGGCAGCCTGTCGGGCGGCGAGCAGGCCCGGCTGGGGCTCGCCTGCCTGATCGCCGCCGCTCCCGAGGTGATGTTGCTGGACGAGCCGACGAACCACCTCGACGGTGCCGCGCTCAGCTGGCTGGAGGAGGCGCTGCGGGGGCATTCGGGCACCGTTCTCGCGGTCTCCCACGACCGGGTCTTCCTGGAGCGGGTGGCGACCGCGATCGTCGAGGTGGACGCCGACCGGCGCACCCTGGTGCGGTACGGCGGGGGGTACGCCGGATTCGTCGCCGAGCAGACCGCGGCGCGCCGCCGCTGGGAGCAGGCGTACGAGGAGTGGTGCGCGGAGACGGCCGCGCTGACGGAGGCCGCCACGACCGTCGCACGGCGGGTCGCCCCGGGCCGCGGCATGAAGGACGGCAACAAGCTGGCCTACGACCGGGACCGGGGGCGTGTGCAGTCCTCGGTGTCCAGCAGGGTGCGCAACGCGAGGGAGAGACTGCGCAGGCTCCAGGAGGACCCGGTGCCGCGCCCGCCGGAGCCGCTGCGGTTCTCGGCGCTCCCCACCGCGGGTACGGCAGACGGTGTGCTCATCGACCTCCACGACGTCCGCGTGGGGGAGCGGCTGGCGGTCGACCGGCTCACTGTCGCGGCCGGGGAGAGACTGCTCGTCCACGGTGCCAACGGCGCGGGCAAATCCACACTGCTGCGGGTCATGGCGGGACGGGAGGAGCCGGATACGGGCCGGGCGGCCCGCCGGGGCAGGATCGGCTATCTCGCCCAGGAGATATCGGTCGCCAGGCCCCGGGAGCGGCTGCTGTCGGCCTTCGGCCGGGGGCTGCCGGGGACACCGGAGGAGCAGGGCGCCCTTCTCCTGTCGTACGGACTGTTCCGCACGGGCGATCTCCACGTCCCGGTGGGGTCGCTCTCCGCGGGCCAGCGCCGCCGGCTGGCGCTCGCCCGGCTGCTGGCCCGCCCCGCCGATCTGTTGCTGCTCGACGAGCCGACCAACCATCTCGCCCTCGGCCTGGTGGAGGAGCTGGAGGAGGCGCTGGCCCAGTGGACCGGGGGGCTGGTGGTGGTGTCGCACGACCGGCTGCTGCGCAGCCGCTTCACCGGGCGCCGGTGCGAAATACGTGGAGGCCGGCTCATGGCCCAGGAGGGGGATGCGGCACCGGCCGCGGCCTCGATCTAG
- a CDS encoding TetR/AcrR family transcriptional regulator, producing MSAESADPTPGTVRPGGRTARTRSAVRDAVLTGLAEHGYPGLTVEYVAERSGVHKTTVYRRWGSVEGLVADALDLAGEDAWTPPDTGSLEGDLRALAREVTETFGSAPAAAAPTAFIAAAFQSERAAEALRDFYTERFARCESVVRRAVDRGEAPSGTDAAAVVRAVSAPLFFRALITREPIDTPLADQTAAAVAAAVRAGAYSPARR from the coding sequence TTGTCCGCAGAGAGCGCCGACCCGACACCGGGCACCGTCCGCCCCGGCGGACGCACCGCGCGCACCCGCTCGGCGGTACGCGACGCCGTGCTCACCGGCCTCGCCGAGCACGGCTATCCCGGCCTGACCGTGGAGTACGTGGCCGAGCGCTCCGGTGTCCACAAGACGACCGTCTACCGGCGCTGGGGCAGCGTCGAGGGGCTCGTGGCGGACGCGCTCGACCTCGCGGGCGAGGACGCCTGGACACCACCCGACACCGGAAGCCTGGAGGGCGATCTGCGCGCCCTCGCCCGCGAGGTGACCGAGACCTTCGGCAGCGCGCCGGCCGCCGCCGCGCCGACCGCCTTCATCGCGGCCGCGTTCCAGTCCGAGCGCGCGGCCGAGGCGCTGCGCGACTTCTACACCGAGCGCTTCGCCCGCTGCGAATCCGTGGTGCGGCGGGCCGTCGACCGCGGCGAGGCCCCGTCCGGCACCGACGCCGCCGCGGTCGTCCGCGCCGTCTCCGCGCCCCTGTTCTTCCGGGCGCTCATCACCCGTGAGCCCATCGACACGCCACTCGCCGACCAGACGGCGGCCGCCGTCGCCGCCGCGGTCAGAGCCGGGGCGTACTCCCCTGCCCGCCGGTGA
- a CDS encoding YdbC family protein has protein sequence MLVKWIRCTVVDRPGFERGQRKWAGLPGEPGFRGQGGGWSRGRPDVAHVFAFWESRAFYDSFMARSHDRLAAAQSGTYRDMQVRLFEHRFDVKVGFEPRFSDADVVRVAHCRVRPDRVDHFTLVQEKVWNPAMAGSPGMLRGVFGEAPGNEFLVLSMWDSAAEHGKYRVERVERLGLRAQTEADVAAIAGDVVRVESAWTVV, from the coding sequence GTGCTGGTCAAGTGGATTCGCTGCACCGTGGTGGACCGCCCGGGTTTCGAGCGGGGGCAGCGGAAGTGGGCGGGGTTGCCCGGCGAACCGGGATTCCGGGGGCAGGGCGGTGGCTGGAGCCGGGGGCGTCCGGATGTGGCGCATGTCTTCGCGTTCTGGGAGAGCCGGGCGTTCTACGACTCCTTCATGGCGCGTTCGCACGACCGGCTGGCGGCCGCGCAGTCGGGCACGTACCGAGACATGCAAGTCCGGCTGTTCGAGCACCGATTCGATGTGAAGGTCGGCTTCGAGCCGCGGTTCTCCGACGCGGACGTGGTGCGCGTCGCGCACTGCCGGGTGCGCCCCGACCGGGTGGATCACTTCACGCTGGTGCAGGAGAAGGTGTGGAATCCGGCCATGGCCGGGTCGCCCGGGATGCTGCGCGGGGTCTTCGGCGAGGCGCCGGGGAACGAGTTCCTGGTGCTGTCGATGTGGGATTCGGCGGCGGAGCACGGGAAGTACCGGGTGGAGCGGGTCGAGCGGCTCGGCCTGCGCGCGCAGACGGAAGCGGATGTGGCGGCGATCGCCGGGGATGTCGTACGGGTGGAGTCAGCCTGGACGGTGGTGTGA
- a CDS encoding vitamin B12-dependent ribonucleotide reductase has translation MTETTSGPARGSRSKGSKANKGLRIERIHTTPGVHPYDEVVWERRDVVMTNWRDGSVNFEQRGVEFPDFWSVNAVNIVTSKYFRGAVGSPEREASLKQLIDRVVRTYRKSGEDNGYFASPADAEIFDHELTYALLHQVFSFNSPVWFNVGTKQPQQVSACFILSVDDSMESILDWYKEEGMIFKGGSGAGLNLSRIRSSKELLSSGGNASGPVSFMRGADASAGTIKSGGATRRAAKMVVLDVDHPDVEAFIETKVKEEEKIRALRDAGFDMDLGGDDITSVQYQNANNSVRVNDTFMKAVESGSSFGLRSRLTGEPIEEVDAKSLFRKMAEAAWACADPGIQYDDTINHWHTSPESGRITASNPCSEYMHLDNSSCNLASLNLMKFLQDDDAGNQRFDAERFAKVVELVITAMDISICFADFPTEKIGETTRAFRQLGIGYANLGALLMATGHAYDSDGGRALAGAITSLMTGTSYKRSAELAAVVGPYDGYARNADAHKRVMKQHSDANAIAQRMDDLDTPVWAAATEAWQDVLRLGEKSGFRNAQASVLAPTGTIGLMMDCDTTGVEPDLALVKFKKLVGGGSMQIVNNTVPKALKRLGYQEEQVEAIVAHIADHGNVIDAPGLKPEHYEVFDCAMGERSISPMGHVRMMAAAQPFLSGAISKTVNMPESATVEEIEEIYFEGWKLGIKALAIYRDNCKVGQPLSAKKKEEKAQVEPEVEKVVEYRPVRKRLPKGRPGITTSFTVGGAEGYMTANSYPDDGLGEVFLKMSKQGSTLAGMMDAFSIAVSVGLQYGVPLETYVSKFTNMRFEPAGMTDDPDLRMAQSIVDYIFRRLALDFLPFETRSALGIHSAEERQRHLETGSYEPSDDEMDVEGLAQSAPRHVEAPKSSTSQPRTTSEPAREAHSSTELVEIQLGMNADAPLCFSCGTKMRRAGSCYLCEGCGSTSGCS, from the coding sequence ATGACAGAGACGACGAGCGGCCCGGCACGAGGCTCCCGCTCCAAGGGAAGCAAGGCGAACAAGGGTCTGCGCATCGAGCGCATCCACACCACCCCCGGCGTGCATCCGTACGACGAGGTGGTCTGGGAGCGTCGTGACGTCGTCATGACCAACTGGCGCGACGGTTCGGTCAACTTCGAGCAGCGCGGCGTGGAGTTCCCCGACTTCTGGTCGGTGAACGCGGTCAACATCGTCACGAGCAAGTACTTCCGTGGTGCGGTGGGTTCCCCGGAGCGGGAGGCGAGCCTCAAGCAGCTCATCGACCGCGTGGTGCGCACCTACCGCAAGTCCGGTGAGGACAACGGCTACTTCGCCTCGCCCGCGGACGCCGAGATCTTCGACCACGAGCTCACCTACGCGCTGCTGCACCAGGTCTTCAGCTTCAACTCGCCTGTCTGGTTCAACGTCGGCACCAAGCAGCCGCAGCAGGTCAGCGCCTGCTTCATCCTCTCCGTGGACGACTCCATGGAGTCGATTCTGGACTGGTACAAGGAAGAGGGGATGATCTTCAAGGGCGGCTCCGGAGCCGGCCTGAACCTCTCCCGCATCCGCTCCTCCAAGGAGCTCCTCTCCTCGGGCGGCAACGCCTCCGGCCCCGTCTCCTTCATGCGCGGAGCCGACGCCTCCGCCGGAACGATCAAGTCGGGCGGCGCCACCCGCCGGGCCGCCAAGATGGTCGTGCTCGACGTCGATCACCCGGATGTCGAGGCGTTCATCGAGACCAAGGTCAAGGAGGAGGAGAAGATCCGCGCCCTGCGCGACGCGGGCTTCGACATGGACCTGGGCGGGGACGACATCACGTCCGTCCAGTACCAGAACGCCAACAACTCCGTCCGCGTGAACGACACGTTCATGAAGGCGGTGGAGTCCGGCTCCTCGTTCGGGCTGCGCAGCCGGCTGACCGGTGAGCCCATCGAAGAGGTCGACGCCAAGTCCCTCTTCCGCAAGATGGCCGAGGCTGCCTGGGCCTGCGCCGACCCGGGCATCCAGTACGACGACACCATCAACCACTGGCACACCTCGCCGGAATCGGGCCGGATCACCGCCTCCAACCCGTGCAGCGAGTACATGCACCTGGACAACTCCTCGTGCAACCTTGCCTCGCTCAACCTGATGAAGTTCCTCCAGGACGACGACGCGGGCAACCAGCGCTTCGACGCCGAGCGCTTCGCCAAGGTCGTCGAGCTGGTCATCACCGCGATGGACATCTCCATCTGCTTCGCGGACTTCCCGACCGAGAAGATCGGCGAGACCACCCGCGCCTTCCGCCAGCTGGGCATCGGCTACGCCAACCTCGGCGCCCTGCTGATGGCCACCGGCCACGCCTACGACAGCGACGGCGGCCGGGCCCTGGCCGGAGCCATCACGTCCCTGATGACCGGCACCTCGTACAAGCGCTCCGCCGAGCTCGCCGCCGTGGTCGGCCCGTACGACGGCTACGCCCGTAACGCGGACGCCCACAAGCGCGTCATGAAGCAGCACTCGGACGCCAACGCCATCGCCCAGCGCATGGACGACCTGGACACCCCGGTCTGGGCCGCGGCCACCGAGGCATGGCAGGACGTGCTGCGCCTCGGCGAGAAGAGCGGCTTCCGCAACGCCCAGGCGTCGGTGCTCGCGCCGACCGGCACCATCGGCCTGATGATGGACTGCGACACCACGGGCGTCGAACCGGACCTGGCCCTGGTCAAGTTCAAGAAGCTGGTCGGCGGCGGCTCCATGCAGATCGTGAACAACACGGTCCCCAAGGCGCTCAAGCGGCTCGGCTACCAGGAGGAGCAGGTCGAGGCGATCGTCGCCCACATCGCCGACCACGGCAACGTCATCGACGCGCCGGGGCTCAAGCCCGAGCACTACGAGGTCTTCGACTGCGCGATGGGCGAGCGCTCCATCTCGCCGATGGGCCATGTGCGGATGATGGCGGCCGCCCAGCCGTTCCTGTCCGGCGCGATCTCCAAGACGGTCAACATGCCGGAGTCGGCCACCGTCGAGGAGATCGAGGAGATCTACTTCGAGGGCTGGAAGCTCGGCATCAAGGCCCTGGCGATCTACCGCGACAACTGCAAGGTCGGCCAGCCGCTCTCCGCCAAGAAGAAGGAGGAGAAGGCCCAGGTCGAGCCCGAGGTCGAGAAGGTCGTCGAGTACCGCCCGGTCCGCAAGCGGCTCCCCAAGGGCCGTCCCGGCATCACAACCTCCTTCACGGTGGGCGGCGCCGAGGGCTACATGACCGCCAATTCGTACCCGGACGACGGTCTCGGTGAGGTCTTCCTGAAGATGTCCAAGCAGGGCTCGACCCTGGCGGGCATGATGGACGCCTTCTCGATCGCCGTGTCGGTCGGTCTGCAGTATGGCGTGCCGCTGGAGACCTACGTCTCGAAGTTCACCAACATGCGCTTCGAGCCGGCCGGTATGACGGACGACCCGGACCTGCGGATGGCGCAGTCGATCGTCGACTACATCTTCCGTCGGCTGGCGCTGGACTTCCTGCCCTTCGAGACCCGCTCGGCGCTCGGCATCCACTCCGCCGAGGAGCGTCAGCGGCACCTGGAGACGGGGTCCTACGAGCCCAGCGACGACGAGATGGACGTCGAGGGCCTGGCCCAGTCGGCGCCACGCCATGTGGAGGCCCCGAAGAGCAGCACGTCCCAGCCGCGGACCACGTCCGAGCCGGCGAGGGAGGCCCACAGCTCGACCGAACTGGTCGAGATCCAGCTGGGGATGAACGCGGACGCGCCGCTCTGCTTCTCCTGCGGCACCAAGATGCGCCGCGCGGGCAGCTGCTACCTGTGCGAGGGCTGCGGTTCGACGAGCGGCTGCAGCTGA
- the nrdR gene encoding transcriptional regulator NrdR encodes MHCPFCRHPDSRVVDSRTTDDGCSIRRRRQCPDCSRRFTTVETASLMVIKRSGVTEPFSRDKVISGVRKACQGRPVTEDALAKLGQQVEEAVRATGSAELSTHDVGLAILGPLQKLDLVAYLRFASVYRAFDSLEDFEAAVAELRDQQRPPAHDRGSGAEGAAEAPAPAVAAD; translated from the coding sequence ATGCACTGCCCCTTCTGCAGGCACCCCGACAGCCGTGTCGTCGACAGCCGCACCACCGACGACGGCTGCTCGATCCGCAGGCGCCGCCAGTGCCCCGACTGCTCGCGTCGCTTCACGACCGTGGAGACCGCGTCACTGATGGTGATCAAGCGCAGCGGGGTCACCGAGCCCTTCAGTCGCGACAAGGTCATCTCCGGGGTGCGCAAGGCGTGCCAGGGTCGTCCGGTCACCGAGGACGCCCTCGCCAAGCTCGGTCAGCAGGTGGAGGAGGCGGTCCGGGCCACCGGCAGCGCCGAGCTGTCCACCCATGACGTCGGGCTCGCCATACTCGGCCCGCTCCAGAAGCTCGACCTCGTCGCCTACCTCCGCTTCGCCTCCGTCTACCGCGCCTTCGACTCCCTCGAGGACTTCGAGGCGGCCGTGGCGGAGCTGCGTGACCAGCAACGGCCTCCCGCGCACGACCGCGGGTCCGGCGCCGAAGGGGCCGCGGAGGCCCCCGCGCCGGCCGTCGCCGCCGACTGA
- the lexA gene encoding transcriptional repressor LexA translates to MTTTAESATVTAQERSQSRLEQTHAMNQTHPMNDDATNPEGQKPTRSLPGRPPGIRADSSGLTDRQRRVIEVIRDSVQRRGYPPSMREIGQAVGLSSTSSVAHQLMALERKGFLRRDPHRPRAYEVRGSDQPSAQPTDTAGKPAASYVPLVGRIAAGGPILAEESVEDVFPLPRQLVGDGELFVLKVVGDSMIEAAICDGDWVTVRRQPVAENGDIVAAMLDGEATVKRFKREDGHVWLLPHNAAYQPIPGDEATILGKVVAVLRRV, encoded by the coding sequence GTGACCACCACCGCAGAGAGCGCCACCGTTACCGCCCAGGAGCGCTCCCAGAGCCGACTCGAACAGACACACGCGATGAACCAGACCCACCCGATGAACGACGACGCCACGAACCCGGAAGGACAGAAGCCCACGCGCTCGCTACCAGGGCGACCTCCAGGCATCCGGGCGGACAGCTCAGGGCTGACCGACCGGCAGCGGCGCGTCATCGAGGTCATTCGCGACTCTGTGCAGCGGCGTGGCTACCCGCCGTCCATGCGGGAGATCGGCCAGGCGGTGGGCCTCTCCAGCACCTCGTCCGTCGCCCATCAGCTGATGGCTCTGGAGCGGAAGGGCTTTCTGCGACGCGACCCCCACCGGCCCCGGGCCTACGAGGTCCGCGGCTCCGACCAGCCCAGCGCCCAGCCCACGGACACCGCCGGCAAGCCCGCCGCCTCCTATGTGCCGCTGGTCGGCCGGATCGCGGCCGGTGGGCCGATCCTCGCCGAGGAGTCGGTCGAGGATGTTTTCCCGCTCCCCCGGCAGCTGGTCGGCGACGGTGAGCTCTTCGTGCTGAAGGTGGTCGGCGACTCCATGATCGAGGCCGCCATCTGCGACGGGGACTGGGTGACGGTGCGCCGTCAGCCCGTCGCCGAGAACGGTGACATCGTCGCCGCGATGCTCGACGGCGAGGCCACGGTGAAGCGCTTCAAGCGTGAGGACGGCCATGTGTGGCTGCTCCCGCACAACGCGGCCTACCAGCCGATTCCCGGCGACGAGGCCACCATCCTGGGCAAGGTGGTCGCGGTGCTGCGGCGCGTCTGA
- a CDS encoding ATP-dependent DNA helicase — MTESSSPPLADLLHAAVTTVGGTERPGQTAMAQAVAEAIDDSSHLLVQAGTGTGKSLGYLVPALAHGERVVVATATLALQRQLVERDLPRTVEALHPLLRRRPEFAMLKGRSNYLCLHRLHEGVPQEDADEAGLFDPFEAATPTSKLGKDLLRLRDWSDETETGDRDNLSPGVSDRAWSQVSVTSRECLGASKCAYGAECFAEAARERAKLADVVVTNHALLAIDAIEGAPVLPSHEVLIVDEAHELVSRVTGVASGELTPGQVNRAVRRAAKLVNEQAADALQTASEGFERLMELALPGRLEKIPEDLGYVLMALRDAARTVISALGATRDASVKDEDAIRKQALGSVENIHQVAERIVEGSEYDVVWYERHDRFGASLRVAPLSVSGLLREKLFDDRSVVLTSATLKLGGDFNGVAASLGLAPESPQDPEGGEETAPRWQGLDVGSPFDYSKQGILYVAKHLAQPGREGSRADMLDELAELVEAAGGRTLGLFSSMRAAQAAAEELRGRLDAPILLQGEETLGELIRAFAADARTCLFGTLSLWQGVDVPGPSCQLVVMDRVPFPRPDDPLMSARQKAVEEAGGNGFMAVAATHAALLMAQGAGRLVRASDDRGIVAVLDPRVERARYGSFLRKSMPDFWYTTDRNQVRRSLAAIDAAAKAQGA; from the coding sequence ATGACTGAATCGTCCTCGCCTCCACTCGCCGATCTGCTGCACGCCGCCGTCACCACCGTCGGCGGCACCGAGCGCCCTGGTCAGACCGCCATGGCCCAAGCCGTGGCGGAGGCGATCGACGACAGCTCCCACCTGCTGGTTCAGGCCGGCACCGGCACCGGGAAGTCCCTCGGCTATCTGGTGCCCGCCCTCGCGCACGGCGAGCGCGTCGTCGTCGCCACGGCGACCCTCGCCCTGCAGCGGCAGCTCGTCGAGCGAGACCTGCCCCGCACCGTGGAGGCCCTGCACCCGCTGCTGCGCCGCCGCCCCGAGTTCGCCATGCTCAAGGGCCGCTCCAACTATCTGTGTCTGCACCGGCTCCACGAGGGCGTTCCGCAGGAGGACGCCGATGAAGCCGGCCTCTTCGACCCGTTCGAGGCCGCCACGCCCACCAGCAAGCTCGGCAAGGACCTGCTGCGGTTGCGCGACTGGTCGGACGAGACCGAGACGGGCGATCGGGACAATCTGAGCCCCGGTGTCTCGGACCGCGCCTGGTCCCAGGTGTCGGTCACCTCCCGGGAGTGCCTCGGCGCGTCCAAATGCGCCTACGGCGCGGAGTGCTTCGCCGAGGCCGCCCGTGAGCGGGCCAAGCTCGCCGATGTCGTCGTCACCAATCACGCGCTGCTCGCCATCGACGCCATCGAGGGCGCCCCGGTGCTGCCCAGCCATGAGGTGCTGATCGTCGACGAGGCCCATGAGCTGGTCTCCCGGGTCACCGGCGTCGCCAGCGGGGAGCTCACCCCCGGCCAGGTCAACCGGGCCGTGCGGCGCGCCGCGAAGCTGGTCAACGAGCAGGCGGCGGACGCCCTCCAGACCGCCTCGGAGGGCTTCGAGCGGCTGATGGAGCTCGCCCTGCCCGGCCGTCTCGAGAAGATCCCCGAGGACCTCGGCTATGTGCTGATGGCGCTGCGCGACGCGGCCCGCACGGTGATCTCGGCGCTGGGCGCCACGCGGGACGCCTCGGTCAAGGACGAGGACGCGATCCGTAAGCAGGCGCTGGGCTCCGTGGAGAACATCCACCAGGTGGCCGAGCGGATCGTCGAGGGCTCCGAATACGACGTGGTCTGGTACGAGCGGCACGACCGCTTCGGCGCCTCGCTGCGGGTCGCCCCGCTCTCCGTGTCGGGGCTGCTGCGCGAGAAGCTGTTCGACGACCGGTCCGTCGTTCTCACCTCCGCCACGCTCAAGCTGGGCGGGGATTTCAACGGGGTGGCGGCCTCACTCGGTCTCGCCCCCGAGAGCCCGCAGGATCCGGAGGGCGGCGAGGAGACGGCGCCGCGCTGGCAGGGCCTCGATGTCGGCTCACCCTTCGACTACTCGAAGCAGGGGATCCTCTACGTCGCCAAGCATCTCGCCCAGCCCGGCCGTGAGGGCAGCCGCGCCGATATGCTCGATGAGCTCGCCGAGCTGGTCGAGGCCGCGGGCGGTCGCACGCTCGGGCTGTTCTCGTCCATGCGCGCCGCCCAGGCGGCCGCGGAGGAGCTGCGCGGGCGTCTCGACGCGCCCATCCTCCTCCAGGGCGAGGAGACGCTGGGCGAGCTGATCCGTGCCTTCGCCGCCGACGCCAGGACCTGCCTGTTCGGCACGCTGTCCCTCTGGCAGGGCGTCGATGTGCCGGGGCCCAGCTGTCAGTTGGTGGTGATGGACCGGGTGCCCTTCCCCCGCCCCGACGACCCGCTGATGAGTGCCCGCCAGAAGGCGGTGGAGGAGGCCGGGGGCAATGGCTTCATGGCCGTGGCCGCGACCCATGCCGCGCTGCTGATGGCCCAGGGCGCTGGCCGGCTCGTGCGTGCTTCGGACGACCGCGGCATTGTCGCCGTCCTGGATCCGCGGGTCGAGCGGGCCCGCTACGGCTCGTTCCTCCGCAAGTCCATGCCGGATTTCTGGTACACGACCGACCGCAACCAGGTGCGCCGCTCGCTGGCCGCCATCGATGCGGCGGCCAAGGCCCAGGGGGCCTAG
- a CDS encoding GNAT family N-acetyltransferase, giving the protein MPHTDSSTSSSTDDTIDMRLRQEEDIARLIDLDATGREADSRADLLDHIVEWRPTSTPLGTFQLVPVRIGRDLRLIAQWMNDPSVAAFWELDGPDETTASHLGDQLDGDGRSVPCLGVLDGAPMSYWEVYRADLDPLARYYPARPHDTGIHLLIGRVGDRGRGLGTILLRAAADLVLEHRPSCTRVVAEPDLRNTPSVAAFLGAGFRFSAEVELPGKRAALMLRDRALRHVL; this is encoded by the coding sequence GTGCCGCACACCGACTCCAGTACGAGCTCCAGCACCGACGACACCATCGACATGCGGCTGCGCCAGGAAGAGGACATCGCACGACTCATCGATCTGGACGCCACCGGACGGGAGGCCGACAGCCGGGCGGATCTGCTCGACCACATCGTCGAATGGCGACCGACCAGCACCCCGCTGGGCACCTTCCAGCTCGTCCCGGTCCGCATCGGGCGCGATCTGCGACTCATCGCCCAATGGATGAACGACCCCTCCGTCGCCGCCTTCTGGGAGCTCGACGGCCCCGACGAGACCACCGCGAGCCACCTCGGGGACCAGCTCGACGGCGACGGCCGCAGCGTGCCCTGTCTGGGCGTCCTGGACGGCGCCCCGATGAGCTATTGGGAGGTGTACCGCGCCGATCTGGACCCGCTCGCGCGGTACTACCCGGCCCGGCCGCACGACACGGGTATCCACCTGCTCATCGGCCGGGTCGGCGATCGTGGCCGTGGCCTGGGGACGATCCTGCTCCGCGCGGCCGCCGATCTGGTCCTCGAGCACCGTCCGTCCTGCACCCGGGTCGTGGCCGAACCGGATCTTCGCAACACCCCCTCCGTCGCCGCCTTCCTCGGCGCCGGATTCCGCTTCTCCGCCGAAGTCGAACTCCCCGGCAAACGCGCCGCGCTGATGCTGCGCGACCGTGCTCTGCGGCACGTCCTGTGA